From the genome of Kaistella daneshvariae, one region includes:
- a CDS encoding thermonuclease family protein → MKKITLLFLFFFLGMSFLPASGQDFQKTDQLILKVKVIGIKDGDTVEVLYYQLPLVVRLEHIDAPEKKQAFGSVSKQKLSALAFGKNVTLVSQGKKGNYDARGRLIAEIYLNEKTCLNKEMLKAGLAWHYKKYSVNLEYAKLEITARRNKVGLWSEKSPVAPWDYRK, encoded by the coding sequence ATGAAAAAAATAACTTTACTCTTTCTCTTCTTCTTTCTTGGCATGAGTTTTTTACCGGCTTCCGGGCAGGATTTTCAGAAAACAGATCAGCTCATTCTAAAGGTAAAAGTTATCGGTATTAAAGACGGCGACACCGTTGAGGTTTTATATTATCAGCTTCCTCTCGTCGTGCGCCTGGAACATATTGACGCGCCGGAAAAAAAGCAGGCTTTTGGCTCCGTTTCCAAACAGAAACTTTCCGCGCTGGCTTTCGGCAAAAACGTCACTTTGGTAAGTCAGGGCAAAAAAGGAAACTACGACGCGCGCGGCCGCTTAATCGCGGAAATTTATTTAAATGAAAAAACCTGCCTTAACAAAGAAATGTTGAAAGCAGGTTTAGCCTGGCATTATAAAAAGTATTCCGTGAATCTGGAATATGCGAAACTAGAGATAACGGCGCGCAGAAATAAGGTCGGTTTGTGGTCAGAAAAATCGCCGGTCGCGCCTTGGGATTACCGGAAATAA
- a CDS encoding CPBP family intramembrane glutamic endopeptidase: MKQNNYFSFLLGFIVLFAVYHFPEFYDEFWIMAVFKIGFLLVAFGIAVWQSGKGFGAYGLALKKSWFINLIKGLVIGIFAFALSTWLSTILGYEKITEIPTIMAVFQALPMLLLMTAIPSVAEDLLTRGYLWRHLQHKVSGQNWVLLSAAVYVLNHIWRLDDGAAVLTYLFFLGLLLAFTVWKTKNLWLAFGIHWGSNIAFESTNGLIKTESLADGAQSTWILAAVWAFIFISFLIFEKIQAKPTGEMTENDNNELDFAG; the protein is encoded by the coding sequence ATGAAACAAAACAATTACTTTTCATTTTTGCTGGGCTTTATTGTCCTGTTTGCCGTTTATCATTTTCCGGAATTCTACGACGAATTTTGGATTATGGCGGTCTTCAAAATCGGTTTTCTGCTTGTAGCTTTTGGAATTGCGGTGTGGCAGAGCGGAAAAGGTTTCGGCGCGTACGGATTAGCTTTGAAAAAATCCTGGTTCATCAATTTAATTAAAGGTTTGGTTATCGGGATTTTTGCTTTTGCACTTTCCACATGGCTTTCCACGATTTTAGGTTATGAGAAAATAACGGAAATCCCAACTATAATGGCGGTTTTTCAGGCGCTGCCGATGCTTTTACTGATGACCGCAATACCGTCCGTTGCTGAAGATTTGCTGACGCGCGGTTATCTTTGGAGACATTTGCAGCACAAAGTGAGCGGTCAAAACTGGGTGCTGCTTTCTGCGGCGGTTTACGTTCTAAACCATATTTGGCGACTGGATGACGGCGCTGCAGTTTTAACTTATCTTTTTTTCCTTGGTTTGTTGCTCGCATTTACCGTTTGGAAAACGAAAAATCTTTGGCTGGCTTTCGGAATTCATTGGGGTTCCAACATTGCTTTTGAATCTACTAATGGTTTAATTAAAACGGAGTCTCTTGCTGACGGAGCGCAAAGCACTTGGATTTTAGCCGCTGTTTGGGCATTTATTTTCATTTCTTTCCTCATTTTCGAAA